Within Kineothrix sp. MB12-C1, the genomic segment GAGTCCCGTCTCGCGCTCTCTAGAAAATATAGTAAATTAGCGGTTTTCGAGGTTTTCGGAGGCCGCTATTTTTGTTGAAAATTGTTTTTTCTAAAGCTTTAGATTTTTTTATTTGCGCATGATTTTTAAATTAAAGAGATATAATAAAAATATATAATTTATGCCCTTGTAGGTTGCTAAAATGCACTTATAAGTTGGTAGATGTTAATGGATGTACTTATTATAATGATATTTGACAATTACAGTATTCTAATATTTTTATGGAGGTACATAATGAAAAAAATAATTCTAACATCAGCCGGCTTTGAAAACAAAAAAATTGAGCAAAAATTTCATGATATGGTTAATAAGCCATCAAATGAAATAAAGGCAATATGGATACCAACCGCTGCTATTGATGATGATGCAAAAGCTGTACTGCCAAAATGCATGGACGATTTACTAAATGCTGGTATATTAGCCACGAACATAAAGACCTATAATCTTGATCATGTAATGCAATATGAAGAAATGACTACTTTTGATGCAGTATATGTCTGTGGCGGTAATAGTAGATATCTTCTTGACAAAATATGTGAAGCAAATTTTGCGAGTTCGCTGAAGAAGTTCATCAACCATGGTGGAATATATATTGGTGTAAGTGCCGGAAGTTGCATATGTGTTAATGGATTAGAAGATAACCTTGGATTTTTGCCATGCACACTAAGTGTACATTGTTTGGAAGGTAGCATATTTGGGGAAATAGACATTAATCATAGTTCACACATAAATTTAACAGATAATCAAGCAATTATCATTGAAGATGAAGAATGTTATATTCTCGAATGATAGTATTTTATTAAAAAAACATAAGGTTGGAATAAAAATGAAACTATCCGAAAAAATACAAGTATTAAGAAAGGCATACGGATATTCACAAGAGTATTTGGCGGAAATTTGTAATGTTAGCAGACAATGTATATCAAAATGGGAAGCGGATATAGCATTACCAAATATTGATAAGTTATTGATACTGAGTAAAATTTTTCGGATTTCTATAGATGTTTTGCTAAAAGATGATTTGGTAATTGACGTTGCGCAAGAGATACATACATGTGGAAATAATGCTATTCTTAATGACAGAGCAGGTTTATATGAAGGAGTCCTTATTAAGGAAAGTATAGAAAATGATTTGGTACTTGATTACCTTACTATCAACAAAGTTGAAATATGGAAGACTCAAGGAGATCCAAAATACTGGACAGTTATATTTTTCACTTCGATAAACAGAGATTTTCCCAATTTGGTATCAAAAGTAATGATTTCTGATGAGACAAAAGGCGGAAATTGGTTTGTTGATTTTAAGGCGGGGAATATTAAATTTATTGTCTTCCGTAATAAAATTTTAAAATACACTATCGGGAATAGCATAGAAAAGCAAGATGTTTGCGAAGAATGTAAGAAGATGGGTATTCCCTATGAGCGAATGCAATGGGCTGAATAAAGACAAAAATTAGATGTGCCGGAAAGTCCCTTTCTATCAGTATTTTATCGAAGGGATAGAATTCGAGTCACGTCTCGCGCTCTGAGCTTGTAAAAGTTTTTCTGTAAATAGTAAATAAAGTTAATGAAGGTCTTCTATGATAAAATGTTAAATCATAGAGGACCTTTTATTATGGCAAGAGAAAAGAAACCCGTAACTCTCCAGATTTTTCGGAATTGGGCATCACACAATCAGCCCCCAAATTTAACTATGAGTCTGACGCAGATATGGGCCCATTTTTTCTGCTACTAAAGTACAAATAATTTCGTCACTTAAAAAATGTAGAAAATTGTGTTTTTTTATGCTAAACAAGGAAATAATCAAAAGACAATTTAGAGTTTTCGCTTATTGTTCTGACAGGCAATTAGAACTTCAATTAAATATTTTTTTGTGGTTTATTAATTCTATAGTTGTCCCTATTACAAACTCTTGTTTTGCTGAATATGAAGATAATTCTTTTCTATGAGACAGGGATACCGAGGCAGCGCCTATAAGTAAAAGCTTTCTGCGGTCAGGGATTAAAGGACCGGAGGTTTTCCAAAGTAACAGGCATCATATAAGATGCGGCCTTTTTCTGAATCCATAGCCGCCGGGGACATCTGTGTCGCCATAGCCGGAAGGGAACAATCGGCCCATTTTGGCACCCATTCAAAATATGCAGCTTCCGGTATTCCCATTTCTTTAAATGAGGTTTCCAGGGAGAGCTTCTTTCTCAAGAAAATCAGATGATTTATAAGAGCTTGTGATAGCTCTTTTTCATTGCCTGAGTATCCCAGACGCTTTGCCAAAACGGCATAATTGGGATGGGGGCCGCACAGTACCATGGTGTAAGGGAGCATAAGACCGCATACGCTACCGTGAGCCTTTCCGAAGGCGGGTCCCGGATGATCATAGGAATGCGCAAGTCCGGTGCAGGAATTGGTAATAGCAGTGCCGGCCATAGCGGATGCGATATGTATTTTCTCACGGGCCAAAGCCTGAGCCTCCCGATCTGTACAGCTACTCAGAGCTTCTTTTAGATACTCCATAATATCCAAAGCCGCCTCCAAAGCGATTGCCTGTGTCATGACGGAAGCATTTTTTGCTGTGCTCGCTTCGATGGCATGTGTCAGGGCGTCCATAGCGGTAGCGATACGGATAGAATCCGGAAGAGAATCCGTTAAGTCGGCGTCCAGCACGGCATAGTGGGGAATCAGATGATTGTCTAGCAGTAATTGCTTCACTTGCGTCACGCGATCTATGAAAACAGCTACGGAAGTTGACTCAGAGCCTGTCCCGCTTGTAGTTGGCACGGACACGTGCACCGCCTTTTTGCCAAGAGCGGGAAGTGTGAAGGGGATTAATGCATCTTCGAATGCCATGTCAGGGTTTTCGTAGAAAAGATGAATTGCTTTTGCTGTATCCAGTACGCTGCCGCCGCCAATGGCGAGAATCATATCCGGTTCAAAATTTCGCACCTCTTCCATGCAGGAAAAGATATCCTCTACATAGGGTTCGTTTCGAATCTGTGCCAGATAGCAGATCTCCGCGCCGGATTCTTTTGCGAGCTTTTCTATTGTATTCTTCAAAGAGGCGTTGTAGCTTTTGCCGCCTCGTATAATGCCTATTTTTGTTTTTCCGAGAGAGGAAAAAAAGGAAACGGAGCCTCTTCCGGTGATAAACTGGGGCATTGAAAGTATGGAATATGGGTGGGGCATGTTGATATCTCCTTTCGTAAAAAGGTGTTGTTAGTCAACGAATTGTGCAGTTGTAGATGCTAATATCATATAAATAAAGACATCTTAACAGATATTACAAATGTCGTCAATATGAGAAAATGTAATAAAATAAAATAAAATTATTGTGCATTAGGTACAAAAATAATATTTTTAAATAAATATAATTGACTATACTGTATATGAATGATATCCTGTGGACATGGGGAGTTACAAAAGTAATTGTGTCGGACAAATGTAATTCTAAATTTTGAAAAGGAGATTGATATGGCAAATGTAACACAAAGGATGAATCATATTTTACAACCGGATGGAAAAACTTTTATTATGGCAATGGATCACGGTGCCAATTTTAACGTGCTTCCGGCGATGAAGGATCCGAAAAGTTTAATACGTGACGTAGCAATAGCAGGAGCAGATGCTTTCTTATCTACGGTGGGTATGGCGGATAAATTCGCGGATTCTTTTTTGGGAAAAGGAATTATCTTAAGGATTGACGGAGGAGTTTCCTATTTAGGAGACCGTTCCAAGCCGATGCAGATAGTGGCTACGGCGGAAGATGCGCTGAGGCTTGGGGCAGATTCTGTTATTACGATGGGATTCCCGGGATCCGTGTTTGAAAACGAGGTGCTGAGTAATCTGTCAAGGGTTGTACTGGATTGCCATAAGTGGGGAATTCCGGTGACTGCGGAGACGTTGCCCCGAGGGTTTGAAAAGGCGGAGGACTCCAGAACGCCGGAAAATATCACATTTGCGTGCAGGCAGGGCGTAGAATTGGGTGCAGATATTATTAAGACGGAATATACGGGAGATCAAGACAGCTTTCATGAGTTGGTAGAGAGCGTATATGCCCCTGTAGTCATTCTGGGCGGCTCGAAGAAAGTTCCGGAAGAACAGCTTTTACAAGAGATTAAAGATGCGCTGGATGCCGGAGCAGCAGGAATCGCAATGGGAAGAAATATTTGGGGACACGAGGCTCCCGCTAAATATGCATCAGCCATCGCGAAGTTGATACATGAAGGCTGCAGTGTAGATGCGGCATTAAAAGAGATACATTCAAAAACGATATAAAGGGGATACATTTAAAAATAATATTAAGGAGTGAAGTTTAAGTGAGCACATATAAGGTAGGTATCTTGGCAGATACAAAGAAACTTGAAATAAGGGATGTGGAGAAGAGAGAGCCTGATAATAAACAGGTATTGGTAAAGGTAGATTCCTGTGCGATTTGTACCTTGGAGCAGAGATTTTATACGGGAGTCATGAACCGCTACCCTTTTGCCGGCGGGCATGAGGTTGCCGGTGTCGTCGAAACAGTGGGAGAGGGTGTTAAGAATGTAAAGACGGGGGACAAAGTAAGTATTCGTCTGCTGACCTCCTGTGGAGAATGCTATTATTGCCGTAACGGTCATGAGAACCAATGTGTTGTTTCTTTTATTGCGGAGACACATAAGGGAATCGCGGGGCCGGGTGGAATGGCGGAGTATATGATGGTAGATGCTAAGAATGTTTATAAGATGGCTGATGACATCAACCTGGAACATGCGGCATTGACAGAGCCTCTTGCGTGCTGTGTGCACAGTATACAAAACGGAGATATACAGCTCGGGGATGATATTGTGGTAATTGGAGTCGGCATCATGGGAGCGCTTCATATCCAACTCGCAAAATTAAAAGGTGCACGCGTTATCGCCTGTGAAGTGGATGAGGCAAGGCTCGAGGTGGCGCGTAAAATGGGAGCAGACATCACAATTAACTCGAAAAGAGAGGATGTTGTTGCCAGAGTAAAGGAAATTACCGAGGGTAGAGGCGCTGACGTGGTATTCTGTACGGTAGCGATTCCGGCAATCGGAAGTCAGGCAGTGCAGATGACGGGAAAAGTAGGGAAAACTGTATTTTACTCATCTTTCCATCCGGACAACCCCATCGAAATCAGCCCGAATAAGATTCACTCCACGGAGCAAATTATTACAGGGTCCGTTAACCCACAGACCAAGGATTTCCTCATAGCCACAAAGCTCCTTTCGGGCGGCATGATAGACGTAACGGAGCTGATTTCTGACAGAGAGCCTTTTGATAGGATGGAAGAGGCGCTTGAGAAAGCAGTAGATCCTTCCACATATCGTATTATAGTAAAATGCGGTCAAAGAAGTTGCTAAATCTTGTTAAATTGCGTAAAATGTACCTAATTATAAATACAATGTAAGGTAGGTACAAACTATGCAAAAGGGTAATATAACGAAAGCGATGATCAATGAGTATACGAAAATTGCGTATTACTATCATAAGGCAGGATTCACTCAGGAAGAAATTGCAAATAAGATGAATATGTCCAGACAGCGGGTAAACCGTATTCTGGCGGAGTGCATCTCGCTTGGCATCGTACAGATACATGTAGTTAATATAGATGAAAACTATGTGGATATAGAAGCAGGTCTGGAGAAGAAGTTCAATTTAAAGGGCGCCTGTGTCATGAACAATCTGATTAAGGAAAATATTTATGTGGATCTGGGAATGGCGGCAGGAAGATATATTGGCAAGTTTATCAATGAAGGAGATACGGTAGGCTTTTCCAGAGGGCGCGCCACCGCAGCCATGGTAGATCATATGCCGTTGCTTAGGAAGGAAAACCTGACAGTAACTCAGCTTCTGGGAAGTGCGAATCATGACAGAGAGCACGTTGCCGTGGACGATATTGTACATAATTTTGCAGTAAAGTTACAGGCAAAACCAGTTATGCTCTATGCACCAGTTATTGTTCAAAGCAGTGAATTGCAGAACTCTATTATAAAAGAACCGTTTTTTCAGGAGGCTTATAATACGGTAAGGAATTGTAATGTAGCGATTGTTGGCATCGGAACCGCCAGCGGCCAGACAGAGCATCTTTTGCCATTGAACGCCATACGGGAGACGGAAGATGATAAAGAAAAAATGGAACGGGCGGTAGGAGAAGTGGGCACACACTTTTTCGATGCCGACGGAAGGCCTATCATACCATCCTACCGAAGCCGGATCATTGCAATTTCGCTGGAGGACTATCTAAATATACCGATCAGAATCGGAATTGCAGGACTACCGGAAAAGGCAGATGCTATTTATGCAGCGCTGAAAGGCGGGTATATCAACGTATTAGTCACGGATCTGGAGACAGCAAAAATACTGATACAGAAATCATAGTCATGGCGGATGCGGATATCGGATGCCTCTTTGTCAACGTTATCTCCATGACGGACTTATTGGAAAGGAGAAGGTATAACAAAGGGGGCTTATTTTGTTACGCCATAATATGCTTATGTCAAACAATAATCAAAACAATCAAGGGGGATCACTTGGGTTACTGGCATGCGTTACCATGATCGCAGGGGGAATGATCGGAAGCGCTATTTTTTCACTTTCAGGACTTACCGTTTATCAGGCGGGGCCGTCGGCTATTATTTCATGGATTATAGCGGCTGTTATCATGTTGATTTACGGGCTTGTCGTAGCGGAATTATCCACTATTTTTCCGAAATCGGGCGGTGTATTCGTTTTTCCGTCCAAAGCGCTTGGAAAGACTGAAAAGACCGGAAAACTCTGGGGTTGGATCTCCACATGGGGATACATTAACGCCAATGTCGTGGCGATTGCATTTGCAGCTATCTATGTGGGCACTTATCTGGGAGTTGGTTTTCCTGTTTTTTCCAATCTTCAGATTCCTCTCGCTTTAGGGGCTATCGCCTTTTGCTTTGTCTTAAATACACTGAAGTTCGCCGTGGCGGGACGGCTTAATAACATTCTCGTAGGTCTCTTGATTCTTACCATGCTCATCTTCATCTGCGTGGGAATCTTCGGGGGGAACTGGGATTCTTCACAGCTTGTTCCCTTTTTCTCACAGGGAGCGTCAGGCAGCGCAGGCTTTTTATCAGTAGTTCCTACCGCAATGGTCGGATACGGTTCCATTGTTGCTATTGCTTTTATGGTTTCAGAAGTGAAGAATCCGAACAAAAATGTTCCTAAATCGGTTCTGATTGCCATGGGTATCGTCGTTACTTTATATTCACTGATTATTCTGGCGACCGTTGGCTTGATTACGGCGGGTTATTTGGCGGAGAATCCGGGAATGCGTTTTATTCCTCTTTATGCGGCAAGCTTTACCAAGTTGACAGCTTACCCATGGATTGCCAAGGTTATTTCCATTTCCGCGGTATTGGCGCTGCTTACCACAATGCTGGTTGTTATCGCCCTTACATCAAGAGCCATTGCGGCAACGGCAGAAGGAGGTCTGTTACCGGAGATATTGGGAAAGAATGGCAAGACAGGAACACCTATTTACGCAACAATACTTGTAGCGGCTCTCGGAGCTATCGTATCATGCTTCCCAGAATTTACGGCAGAAATCGTCAGTCTGGGTGCACTGTTTGCGGCTATTACAATCAGTATCAATTGTGTATCATTAATCGTAGCGAGAAAGAAAAATGCATACGTGCCGGGCAACTTCCGTGCACCGGGTGGTAACGTACTTCCTACTGTTGTCCTCATCGTACTTATTATCTGCTATATCCCCGATATTATCAGCGGCGGCTGGGTGCTTTGGGGTTATACCATTGTATGGTATTTATTAGGGCTTATCATTTACAGCCACTATTCCAAAAAAGATAAAAAGGCAGAATGAGGTGACGGCATGAAACAAATGAATATAGAAGCTATGCGGGATACGTATGTTGCGTTTGGCAGCTTTGACGGAGTTCATCAAGGACACCTTGCACTGTTAAAGGCACTAAGTAAAAAAGGAAAGAAGGATCAAAAGACGACAGTAGTTGTTAGCTGTTATTTCCCTTCCGACATGGAAGAGGGCGTACTTACAACAGAAGAAGAAAAAGAATATTTTATTGAGAATATAGGAATCGATTGCTTCATTTCCTGCAATATGGAGGAAGAAGGACTCTTCCGGGAGACGTTTCTGACAGAAGTGATCCTCGGTAAGCTGGGAGCGAAGGCTATTATGACGGCGGAGCACATGAACGGCCTAGAGGAATTAAAAAGGGTGGCGGAACCATATGGATGCGAAGTGTGCACGATAGAACCTGCACTTTATAAAGGTGAAATTATAAGCAGCAGTCTTGTCAGAAAAAAATTTATGGAATGTAAGTTTGAAGAGGTTACGCAAATGTGCGGTCATACCTATATAATGATAGGGGAAATCGTACATGGCAAGGCACTTGGAAGGACGGTGGGTATGCCCACAGCCAACTTGGGAGTGGAAGATAACAAACTCAAACCTCCAAACGGTGTTTATGCTACAAGAAGCAGGGTGGAAGGAGAATGTTATCAGGGACTTACGAACATCGGCACGAGGCCGTCCGTAGATGATCTTCCCATCGTTACCATAGAAACCTTCCTGCTCGATTTCTCTAGGGATATATACGGCAGGAAGCTGATTCTGGAGGTTCACTTATTTATCAGGGGAGTACAGAAGTTTGACAACCTTGAACAAGTGCAGAAGCAGGTACAGGAGGATCTGACACAGGTAAAAGATTACCTGAATTCCTTATCTTGAAAGTTATCCTAATTATTTATTTATAGCCGGGCAAGGGGGAAATTTAATTAAATTTCCCCCTTGCCCGGCTAATATGCTCCCTTCTAGGTAGACAGGGGCGGTTCAGGACTTCCGATCTGGTTATTTTGTATTCCAAAATATCCGGAATCAGGTTACTCTTCGCTTATGTACATATTTGCAAGGATTTCAAGAAAGACTAACATAATCGCATGTTCGTTCAGCATATTTCCGTTTATTTGCTGGGGAGAAGGCAGTACGATAGTATGGTCAACGTATTTCCTGTTAAGTGCATTCGGATTGCAGGTGATTAGGTAGGATTGAAATCCAATGCTTTTATTATCCTTCAAAAAGCTGGTAGTATAACCTCTGCTGCCGCTGGCAGAGAAATTGATAACGAGACTGTCGGAGGTTAAAATATATGCGGAACGGTTAATAGTAATTTCATCGGAACTAATCATAACGATTTTGCCGTAATTTTGAAAAATATTGCGGAAATATTGAGCGGGCAACACGGAAGTAAAGAGGCCGAAGGTCTGTATAATATCCGCTTTTTTAATAGCGTTGACTAAGTTCTTTATCCTATTTTGATCTATATCATTTATAGCTCGCAGTGCATCCATGTAATTTCCCGTTATGTGGGCAATCATTCCAATATCCTGCGTATGTGCGGTGGGAGAGTTATGCAGATATTTTATCATGTCATAGCGGAATTCGCTGTATCCTTTATATCCGAGCCGTTGGCAGAAGCGCAGTAC encodes:
- a CDS encoding MurR/RpiR family transcriptional regulator; protein product: MQRIQPNVDSYTKSEKKIYELIINSPFLIEKHTIVKVAEISGSSKSAVLRFCQRLGYKGYSEFRYDMIKYLHNSPTAHTQDIGMIAHITGNYMDALRAINDIDQNRIKNLVNAIKKADIIQTFGLFTSVLPAQYFRNIFQNYGKIVMISSDEITINRSAYILTSDSLVINFSASGSRGYTTSFLKDNKSIGFQSYLITCNPNALNRKYVDHTIVLPSPQQINGNMLNEHAIMLVFLEILANMYISEE
- a CDS encoding helix-turn-helix transcriptional regulator → MKNVIFSNDSILLKKHKVGIKMKLSEKIQVLRKAYGYSQEYLAEICNVSRQCISKWEADIALPNIDKLLILSKIFRISIDVLLKDDLVIDVAQEIHTCGNNAILNDRAGLYEGVLIKESIENDLVLDYLTINKVEIWKTQGDPKYWTVIFFTSINRDFPNLVSKVMISDETKGGNWFVDFKAGNIKFIVFRNKILKYTIGNSIEKQDVCEECKKMGIPYERMQWAE
- a CDS encoding zinc-dependent alcohol dehydrogenase — translated: MSTYKVGILADTKKLEIRDVEKREPDNKQVLVKVDSCAICTLEQRFYTGVMNRYPFAGGHEVAGVVETVGEGVKNVKTGDKVSIRLLTSCGECYYCRNGHENQCVVSFIAETHKGIAGPGGMAEYMMVDAKNVYKMADDINLEHAALTEPLACCVHSIQNGDIQLGDDIVVIGVGIMGALHIQLAKLKGARVIACEVDEARLEVARKMGADITINSKREDVVARVKEITEGRGADVVFCTVAIPAIGSQAVQMTGKVGKTVFYSSFHPDNPIEISPNKIHSTEQIITGSVNPQTKDFLIATKLLSGGMIDVTELISDREPFDRMEEALEKAVDPSTYRIIVKCGQRSC
- a CDS encoding class I fructose-bisphosphate aldolase, producing MANVTQRMNHILQPDGKTFIMAMDHGANFNVLPAMKDPKSLIRDVAIAGADAFLSTVGMADKFADSFLGKGIILRIDGGVSYLGDRSKPMQIVATAEDALRLGADSVITMGFPGSVFENEVLSNLSRVVLDCHKWGIPVTAETLPRGFEKAEDSRTPENITFACRQGVELGADIIKTEYTGDQDSFHELVESVYAPVVILGGSKKVPEEQLLQEIKDALDAGAAGIAMGRNIWGHEAPAKYASAIAKLIHEGCSVDAALKEIHSKTI
- a CDS encoding sugar-binding transcriptional regulator; amino-acid sequence: MQKGNITKAMINEYTKIAYYYHKAGFTQEEIANKMNMSRQRVNRILAECISLGIVQIHVVNIDENYVDIEAGLEKKFNLKGACVMNNLIKENIYVDLGMAAGRYIGKFINEGDTVGFSRGRATAAMVDHMPLLRKENLTVTQLLGSANHDREHVAVDDIVHNFAVKLQAKPVMLYAPVIVQSSELQNSIIKEPFFQEAYNTVRNCNVAIVGIGTASGQTEHLLPLNAIRETEDDKEKMERAVGEVGTHFFDADGRPIIPSYRSRIIAISLEDYLNIPIRIGIAGLPEKADAIYAALKGGYINVLVTDLETAKILIQKS
- a CDS encoding riboflavin kinase, whose protein sequence is MKQMNIEAMRDTYVAFGSFDGVHQGHLALLKALSKKGKKDQKTTVVVSCYFPSDMEEGVLTTEEEKEYFIENIGIDCFISCNMEEEGLFRETFLTEVILGKLGAKAIMTAEHMNGLEELKRVAEPYGCEVCTIEPALYKGEIISSSLVRKKFMECKFEEVTQMCGHTYIMIGEIVHGKALGRTVGMPTANLGVEDNKLKPPNGVYATRSRVEGECYQGLTNIGTRPSVDDLPIVTIETFLLDFSRDIYGRKLILEVHLFIRGVQKFDNLEQVQKQVQEDLTQVKDYLNSLS
- a CDS encoding Type 1 glutamine amidotransferase-like domain-containing protein, which gives rise to MKKIILTSAGFENKKIEQKFHDMVNKPSNEIKAIWIPTAAIDDDAKAVLPKCMDDLLNAGILATNIKTYNLDHVMQYEEMTTFDAVYVCGGNSRYLLDKICEANFASSLKKFINHGGIYIGVSAGSCICVNGLEDNLGFLPCTLSVHCLEGSIFGEIDINHSSHINLTDNQAIIIEDEECYILE
- a CDS encoding iron-containing alcohol dehydrogenase produces the protein MPHPYSILSMPQFITGRGSVSFFSSLGKTKIGIIRGGKSYNASLKNTIEKLAKESGAEICYLAQIRNEPYVEDIFSCMEEVRNFEPDMILAIGGGSVLDTAKAIHLFYENPDMAFEDALIPFTLPALGKKAVHVSVPTTSGTGSESTSVAVFIDRVTQVKQLLLDNHLIPHYAVLDADLTDSLPDSIRIATAMDALTHAIEASTAKNASVMTQAIALEAALDIMEYLKEALSSCTDREAQALAREKIHIASAMAGTAITNSCTGLAHSYDHPGPAFGKAHGSVCGLMLPYTMVLCGPHPNYAVLAKRLGYSGNEKELSQALINHLIFLRKKLSLETSFKEMGIPEAAYFEWVPKWADCSLPAMATQMSPAAMDSEKGRILYDACYFGKPPVL
- a CDS encoding APC family permease, with the translated sequence MLMSNNNQNNQGGSLGLLACVTMIAGGMIGSAIFSLSGLTVYQAGPSAIISWIIAAVIMLIYGLVVAELSTIFPKSGGVFVFPSKALGKTEKTGKLWGWISTWGYINANVVAIAFAAIYVGTYLGVGFPVFSNLQIPLALGAIAFCFVLNTLKFAVAGRLNNILVGLLILTMLIFICVGIFGGNWDSSQLVPFFSQGASGSAGFLSVVPTAMVGYGSIVAIAFMVSEVKNPNKNVPKSVLIAMGIVVTLYSLIILATVGLITAGYLAENPGMRFIPLYAASFTKLTAYPWIAKVISISAVLALLTTMLVVIALTSRAIAATAEGGLLPEILGKNGKTGTPIYATILVAALGAIVSCFPEFTAEIVSLGALFAAITISINCVSLIVARKKNAYVPGNFRAPGGNVLPTVVLIVLIICYIPDIISGGWVLWGYTIVWYLLGLIIYSHYSKKDKKAE